In Pyrus communis chromosome 8, drPyrComm1.1, whole genome shotgun sequence, one genomic interval encodes:
- the LOC137742766 gene encoding uncharacterized protein: protein MAKRTHTTELGNIACEELGELGAGKEGWFDDPNLLCALDTQSLALANRSVIVVLGWADSDGTRLKIRPELSPIEAEFVSAVEWLVFDEIRVVVAGTSSGYLLFFSLDGDLIHKQIVYPKRIIRLRVRGTKRDLTHETSSEEVCVVMPGIVARFDGSDIQNMLHQWFEDTESQFWDQTLKKRGSDDFGHSYGKLPYQSWSVSKYGTCADAAITGIMLPPLMEIQSTGHYFCGITVGEDAVISAFRLSEDNNRSLVGAILSKVVPVTFSTIASLSKMILGSDQTSPKKSEEKPQPFAQASPLTCLKDFPRKGEKLTLSPSGTLAAITDSLGRILLLDTQALVIVRLWKGYRDASCLFVEMLVKKDTAASNSSYYEPTKSDYCLCLVIHAPRKGIVEIWQMRTGPRLRAFQCAKGSKILQPTYRFGSSIASPYVPLEVFMLNGDSGQISVLNRTL from the exons ATGGCGAAGCGAACTCATACGACGGAGCTGGGCAACATCGCCTGCGAGGAGCTCGGCGAGCTCGGCGCGGGAAAGGAAGGCTGGTTCGACGACCCCAACCTCCTCTGCGCCCTGGACACCCAGTCGCTCGCTCTCGCCAACCGCTCCGTTATTGTGGTTCTCGGGTGGGCCGACTCCGACGGGACCCGCCTCAAAATTCGACCCGAATTGTCCCCGATCGAGGCGGAGTTCGTCTCGGCGGTGGAGTGGCTGGTGTTTGACGAGATAAGGGTGGTTGTGGCCGGGACTTCGTCTGGGTATCTCCTATTTTTCTCTTTGGATGGAGATTTGATTCATAAGCAG ATCGTATATCCCAAGCGGATTATAAGGTTGAGAGTCCGTGGAACGAAGAGAGATTTGACCCATGAAACATCCTCAGAGGAGGTTTGTGTTGTTATGCCTGGCATAGTTGCTCGTTTTGATGGCTCGGATATTCAG AATATGCTGCACCAGTGGTTTGAAGATACAGAGTCTCAGTTCTGGGATCAAACACTCAAAAAGCGAGGCTCAGATGATTTTGGACATTCCTATGGTAAATTACCTTACCAGTCATGGAGTGTCAGCAAGTATGGTACTTGTGCTGATGCAGCCATTACTGGCATTATGCTTCCGCCACTGATGGAAATCCAG TCAACTGGACATTATTTCTGTGGAATCACTGTTGGAGAGGATGCAGTGATTTCAGCCTTCAG ACTATCGGAAGACAATAATAGGTCTTTGGTGGGGGCAATCTTGTCTAAAGTTGTGCCTGTAACATTTTCAACAATAGCTTCATTATCAAAAATGATTTTGGGGAGCGACCAGACTTCACCTAAAAAATCAGAGGAGAAACCTCAACCATTTGCACAAG CTTCACCATTGACATGTTTGAAGGATTTCCCAAGAAAGGGTGAGAAGCTTACCTTATCACCTAGTGGCACATTGGCTGCGATTACAGATTCACTTGGTCGTATATTGCTTTTAGACACTCAAGCACTTGTGATAGTGCGGCTTTGGAAG GGATATCGGGATGCTAGTTGCCTATTCGTGGAGATGCTGGTCAAAAAAGATACTGCAGCTTCAAATTCAAGTTACTATGAACCCACGAAGAGTGATTACTGCCTGTGTTTGGTTATTCATGCCCCTCGAAAAGGAATTGTTGAG ATTTGGCAGATGAGAACCGGACCAAGGCTTCGAGCATTTCAATGTGCGAAAGGTAGCAAAATACTGCAACCTACGTATAGATTTGGTTCGTCAATAGCCTCTCCTTATGTTCCTTTGGAGGTTTTCATGTTGAACGGCGACTCAGGTCAAATATCAGTCTTGAACCGAACTCTCTAA
- the LOC137743425 gene encoding peptide-N4-(N-acetyl-beta-glucosaminyl)asparagine amidase A produces MASPLALFFLLLLLHRPLFSTANVHKLNLLRSELLSDPTLQNDPAPTLFFEVTKPIELPKTKPCTQLVLQHDFGYTYGKAPVFAKYTPPSHCPSQTYSRIVLEWKATCKGRQFDRIFGVWLGGVELLRSCTAEPRPNGIVWSVEKDITRYYSLLQNSQTLAVYIGNLIDKTYTGIYHVNISIHFYPAEKSLNYNYEKKLGNLASGYHSWADLILPISRNLPLNDGLWFKIQNSTDTQWKVFDVPQNVYRAVLEVYVSFHENDEFWYSNAPNEYIAANNLSGTPGNGPFREVVVSLDGEVVGAVWPFTVIFTGGVNPLLWRPITAIGSYDLPSYDIEITPFLGKILDGKSHKFGFSVTSALNVWYVDANLHLWLDKQSMKTEGGLLKHSSLPLVVSLVSDFKGLNGTFLTRVGRSVSSTGWVKSSYGNITTNAIQDFHYSNTMVMRNDANTQIVSQKIHFNDTLHIRPPSSSAYSMSSNKKFPLYLYTDYLDQANETYKLVTNVELGFIEKKSASAGSQLSGSSVRNLQNAEGNMVVKNNLVASGLGSTQQVYRYDGGKSCYFRNISSSNYTILYDKVRSTCGQKPESNLDFGLSRLWPFGAQRNFPGPLFT; encoded by the coding sequence ATGGCCTCTCCGTTGgccctcttcttcctcctgctCCTCCTCCACCGACCACTCTTTTCCACTGCCAATGTCCACAAACTCAACCTCCTCCGATCGGAGCTCCTCTCCGATCCCACCCTTCAAAACGACCCCGCACCAACTCTCTTCTTCGAAGTAACCAAACCCATAGAACTCCCCAAAACCAAGCCCTGCACCCAGCTCGTTCTCCAGCACGACTTTGGGTATACATACGGCAAAGCTCCGGTCTTTGCTAAATACACCCCTCCCTCGCACTGCCCATCTCAAACATATTCTAGAATTGTCCTCGAGTGGAAAGCCACCTGCAAAGGGAGGCAATTTGATCGGATTTTTGGAGTTTGGCTCGGCGGCGTTGAGCTTCTCAGGAGTTGCACGGCGGAGCCGCGGCCGAATGGGATTGTTTGGAGTGTCGAGAAGGACATCACAAGGTACTATTCTTTGCTTCAGAACAGTCAAACACTTGCTGTTTATATTGGGAATTTGATTGATAAAACATACACTGGAATTTACCATGTGAACATAAGCATTCATTTTTACCCTGCTGAGAAGAGTTTGAATTACAATTACGAGAAAAAGTTGGGAAATTTGGCTTCTGGGTACCATTCTTGGGCTGATTTGATCTTGCCCATTTCTAGAAATCTGCCTTTGAATGATGGGTTGTGGTTTAAAATCCAGAATTCGACCGATACGCAGTGGAAGGTATTTGATGTTCCACAAAATGTTTATAGGGCTGTGTTGGAGGTGTATGTTTCATTTCATGAGAATGATGAGTTTTGGTATTCAAATGCTCCTAATGAGTACATTGCTGCAAACAATCTTAGCGGCACGCCTGGAAATGGGCCTTTTAGGGAGGTTGTGGTGAGTTTAGACGGTGAGGTTGTCGGGGCAGTCTGGCCTTTTACTGTGATTTTCACTGGAGGGGTCAATCCTCTGCTGTGGAGACCCATTACTGCGATTGGATCCTATGATCTTCCTTCTTATGATATTGAGATTACGCCCTTTTTAGGGAAGATATTGGATGGGAAGAGCCACAAGTTTGGTTTTAGTGTTACAAGTGCCTTGAATGTTTGGTATGTTGACGCGAATTTGCATCTTTGGTTGGATAAGCAGAGCATGAAAACTGAAGGAGGGCTTTTGAAGCATAGTAGCTTGCCCCTTGTTGTTTCACTGGTTTCAGATTTCAAGGGTTTAAACGGCACATTTTTAACAAGGGTCGGCAGGTCTGTGTCATCGACTGGATGGGTGAAGTCCTCCTATGGGAACATCACAACCAATGCGATTCAAGATTTTCATTACAGTAATACAATGGTCATGAGGAATGATGCTAATACACAGATAGTGAGTCAGAAGATCCATTTCAACGATACACTTCATATCAGGCCGCCATCCTCCAGTGCGTACTCAATGTcatcaaacaaaaaatttcctctttacttgtacaCTGACTACTTGGATCAAGCAAATGAAACGTATAAGTTGGTTACAAATGTCGAATTGGGATTTATTGAGAAGAAGTCTGCAAGTGCTGGTTCACAATTATCAGGTAGCTCTGTCAGAAATCTGCAGAATGCCGAGGGTAATATGGTTGTAAAAAACAATTTGGTAGCTAGTGGATTGGGGAGTACCCAGCAAGTGTATAGGTACGATGGTGGCAAATCCTGTTATTTCAGAAACATAAGCAGCTCAAACTATACCATACTCTATGATAAGGTGAGGAGTACGTGCGGCCAAAAACCAGAGTCTAATTTGGATTTTGGCTTAAGCAGACTATGGCCTTTTGGTGCTCAAAGGAACTTTCCTGGTCCCCTATTTACTTGA